Within Streptomyces sp. NBC_00704, the genomic segment GTGAGGCCGAGACCGTGTCCGTGCCCCGCCCGGTCGGCGCTGCCGGTGCGGAAGCGGCTCGGCCCATCGGCGAGCAGATCCGCGGGGAAGCCGGGGCCGTGGTCGCGGACCCGGATGACCCGGCCCTCGACGGTGACCTGGATGGGCGGCTTGCCGTGCCGGGCCGCGTTGGCCAGCAGGTTGAACAGCACCCGCTCCAGGCGGCGCGGGTCGGTCGTGACCATCGACTCGTGCACCACCCGCACCTCGACGTCCGGGTCCTTGGCCGCCACCCGGCGGGACACGAACTCGCCCAGCACGATGTCCTGCAACTCGGCACGCTCCGAGGCGCCGTCCAGCCGGGCCACTTCCAGGACGTCCTCGACGAGGGTGCGCATGGCCTTGGCGCGGTCCAGCACCAGCTCGGTCGGCCGGCCCGGCGGCAGCAGCTCGGCCGCCGTCAGCAGTCCCGTCACCGGAGTGCGCAGTTCGTGTGCGATGTCCGCGGTGACCCGCCGTTCGGCCTCCAGCCGCGCCTGGAGGGTGTCCGCCATGGCGTCCACCGCGCTCGCCAGGTCGTCGGTCTCGTCCCGCACGACCCCGCCTATCGCGTCACGGACGCGGACGTTCGTCTCGCCCCTGGCGACCTGGTTCGCCGCGGCCGCCGCCTTGCGCAGCCGGCGCGACATCTGGCCGCCGATGAGGACGCCGACCGCGCTGCCGCCGAGGACGACCGCGATCGAGCCGATCACCAGGGCCTGGTCGAGGTCCTTGAGGATGTCCGTGCTGCGGTCGGTGAACCCGGTGTGCAGGGACAGCACATGCCCGCCCTTGACCGGCACGGCGGCCCAGATGTCCGGCACCCCGCCCCCGCGGTCGGAGACGAACGTCACCCGGCGGCCTTCGCGGACCTTCTCGCGCAGCGCGACCGGCAGCCCGACGTCGTCGATCTTGATGTTGGGGAAGTTCGGCCGCCCCAGCTTCTCGTAGTTGGTCTGGGCGATCTGGACGCGTTCGTCGGCCAGATCGCGCGCGTTGTCCAGCATGGAGACGCGCGCGGCGTTGTGCACGACCAGGCTGAGCGCGATCGCCACCAGCGCGCCGACCAGCGCGATCGCCGCGCTCAGCTTCCATCGCAGCCCCGTGCGCAGGCCCAAGCCCTCCACGCGCGCCGGGCCCAGGTGCCGGATCATCCCCCGCATACTTCCGTCCCCGCC encodes:
- the cseC gene encoding two-component system sensor histidine kinase CseC; translation: MRGMIRHLGPARVEGLGLRTGLRWKLSAAIALVGALVAIALSLVVHNAARVSMLDNARDLADERVQIAQTNYEKLGRPNFPNIKIDDVGLPVALREKVREGRRVTFVSDRGGGVPDIWAAVPVKGGHVLSLHTGFTDRSTDILKDLDQALVIGSIAVVLGGSAVGVLIGGQMSRRLRKAAAAANQVARGETNVRVRDAIGGVVRDETDDLASAVDAMADTLQARLEAERRVTADIAHELRTPVTGLLTAAELLPPGRPTELVLDRAKAMRTLVEDVLEVARLDGASERAELQDIVLGEFVSRRVAAKDPDVEVRVVHESMVTTDPRRLERVLFNLLANAARHGKPPIQVTVEGRVIRVRDHGPGFPADLLADGPSRFRTGSADRAGHGHGLGLTIAAGQARVLGARLTFRNVRPAGAPEHIPSEGAVAVLWLPEHAPTNTGSYPTMP